The Sesamum indicum cultivar Zhongzhi No. 13 linkage group LG6, S_indicum_v1.0, whole genome shotgun sequence genome has a segment encoding these proteins:
- the LOC105164776 gene encoding two-on-two hemoglobin-3 translates to MQSLQEKASEWSGVHPKDAFAIDETNLYEKLGLQTFINLSTNFYNRVYDDEEEWFRSIFANSKKEDAIQNQYEFFVQRMGGPPLYSQRRGHPALIARHRPFPVTHQAAERWLHHMQEALDSTTDIDADSKTKMMNFFRHTAFFLVAGDELKSHKQGVACKHAAGKPAAA, encoded by the exons ATGCAGTCGCTGCAAGAGAAGGCCTCGGAGTGGAGTGGAGTGCATCCCAAGGATGCCTTCGCCATTGATGAGACCAATCTATATGAGAAGCTTGGTCTCCAGACTTTCATTAACCTCTCCACCAATTTCTACAACAG AGTTTATGATGATGAGGAAGAGTGGTTCCGatcaatttttgcaaattcCAAGAAGGAAGATGCCATTCAAAACCAATATGAATTCTTTGTACAAAGAATGGGAGGTCCTCCACTGTACAGCCAAAGAAGAG GCCATCCTGCACTGATTGCCCGCCACCGCCCGTTCCCTGTCACTCATCAAGCTGCAGAGAGGTGGTTGCACCACATGCAAGAAGCATTAGACAGCACTACTGATATTGATGCAGACTCCAAAActaaaatgatgaatttctttAG GCATACCGCATTCTTTCTTGTAGCGGGAGATGAGTTGAAGAGCCATAAACAGGGTGTTGCATGCAAGCACGCGGCTGGAAAACCCGCTGCAGCATGA
- the LOC105164777 gene encoding serine/threonine-protein kinase AFC3 isoform X2, whose translation MAEEDKERQSRKRRRLTWDVAPSGQPEADERDGEDSEARVPPAPMLRRHVSPPKRDDDRDGHYVFSLGENLTPRYKILGKMGEGTFGRVLECWDRQTREYVAVKVVRSISKYRDAAMIEIDVLQHLAKNDKDDSHCVKMHSWFDYRNHICIVFEKLGPSLFDFLKRNKYSPFPVDLVREFGRQLLESVAYMHDLRLIHTDLKPENILLVSSEFVKLPVCKTSDETNCRCLPKSSAIKLIDFGSTAYDNQIHSSIVSTRHYRAPEIILGLGWTYPCDIWSVGCILVELCTGEALFQTHENLEHLAMMERVLGPLPEHMIRRADRGAKKYFRRSRLNWPEGAVSRESIRAVRKLDQLKNLVSRHVDSSRSSLVNLLHGLLKFDPSERLTARQALEHPFFKDPT comes from the exons ATGGCGGAGGAGGATAAAGAACGCCAAAGTCGGAAACGGCGCCGTCTGACGTGGGACGTTGCTCCGTCGGGGCAGCCCGAG GCTGATGAAAGGGATGGTGAGGATAGTGAGGCAAGGGTGCCTCCGGCTCCAATGCTGCGGCGACATGTATCGCCTCCGAAGAGGGATGACGATCGTGATGGGCATTACGTTTTCAGCCTGGGCGAGAATCTCACTCctagat ATAAGATACTTGGCAAGATGGGTGAAG GCACATTTGGTCGAGTATTGGAATGTTGGGATCGTCAAACACGAGAATATGTTGCAGTCAAAGTTGTTAGAAGCATAAGCAAGTATCGGGATGCAGCGATGATCGAGATTGATGTACTTCAGCATCTTGCTAAAAATGATAAAGATGATTCACA TTGTGTGAAGATGCATAGTTGGTTTGATTATCGCAatcatatatgtata GTCTTTGAGAAGCTTGGACCAagtttatttgattttctaaaGAGAAATAAATACTCACCCTTTCCTGTGGATCTTGTTCGGGAGTTTGGGCGCCAGCTTTTGGAATCTGTAGCAT ATATGCATGATTTACGGTTAATTCACACTGATCTGAAGCCGGAAAATATACTTCTTGTCTCTTCTGAATTTGTAAAGCTTCCTGTCTGCAAG ACATCAGATGAAACAAATTGCAGGTGCTTGCCAAAGTCAAGTGCCATAAAGCTGATTGATTTTGGTAGTACTGCATATGATAATCAGATTCATAGCTCCATTGTTTCCACAAGGCATTACAGGGCACCTGAGATCATTCTAG GTTTAGGATGGACGTATCCTTGTGATATTTGGAGCGTCGGTTGCATTCTTGTAGAACTTTGCACG GGTGAAGCACTGTTTCAAACACATGAGAACTTGGAGCATTTGGCTATGATGGAGAGAGTGTTGGGACCCTTGCCGGAGCACATGATCCGAAGAGCGGA CAGAGGcgctaaaaaatatttcagacgATCACGTCTTAACTGGCCTGAAGGAGCAGTTTCCAGGGAGAGCATCCGTGCAGTAAGGAAGCTAGATCAATTGAAG AATCTTGTGTCGAGGCATGTCGATTCCTCAAGATCCTCCCTTGTAAACTTGTTGCATGGCTTATTGAAGTTTGATCCATCCGAACGACTTACTGCTCGACAAGCTCTAGAGCATCCCTTCTTCAAGGACCCAACTTAA
- the LOC105164777 gene encoding serine/threonine-protein kinase AFC3 isoform X4: protein MYNMHDLRLIHTDLKPENILLVSSEFVKLPVCKTSDETNCRCLPKSSAIKLIDFGSTAYDNQIHSSIVSTRHYRAPEIILGLGWTYPCDIWSVGCILVELCTGEALFQTHENLEHLAMMERVLGPLPEHMIRRADRGAKKYFRRSRLNWPEGAVSRESIRAVRKLDQLKNLVSRHVDSSRSSLVNLLHGLLKFDPSERLTARQALEHPFFKDPT, encoded by the exons atgtata ATATGCATGATTTACGGTTAATTCACACTGATCTGAAGCCGGAAAATATACTTCTTGTCTCTTCTGAATTTGTAAAGCTTCCTGTCTGCAAG ACATCAGATGAAACAAATTGCAGGTGCTTGCCAAAGTCAAGTGCCATAAAGCTGATTGATTTTGGTAGTACTGCATATGATAATCAGATTCATAGCTCCATTGTTTCCACAAGGCATTACAGGGCACCTGAGATCATTCTAG GTTTAGGATGGACGTATCCTTGTGATATTTGGAGCGTCGGTTGCATTCTTGTAGAACTTTGCACG GGTGAAGCACTGTTTCAAACACATGAGAACTTGGAGCATTTGGCTATGATGGAGAGAGTGTTGGGACCCTTGCCGGAGCACATGATCCGAAGAGCGGA CAGAGGcgctaaaaaatatttcagacgATCACGTCTTAACTGGCCTGAAGGAGCAGTTTCCAGGGAGAGCATCCGTGCAGTAAGGAAGCTAGATCAATTGAAG AATCTTGTGTCGAGGCATGTCGATTCCTCAAGATCCTCCCTTGTAAACTTGTTGCATGGCTTATTGAAGTTTGATCCATCCGAACGACTTACTGCTCGACAAGCTCTAGAGCATCCCTTCTTCAAGGACCCAACTTAA
- the LOC105164778 gene encoding uncharacterized protein LOC105164778: MAFRSREMMKKILKKVGGEQNLAPGVKEQLKKSVPDSKVVMGRAHRGLYAGRHIQFGNRVSEDGGNKTRRTWKPNVQEKRLFSYILDRHIRVKVSTHALRCIDKAGGIDEYLLKTPYHKMDTEMGLFWKTKIEKMYQDLGEMEVVFFSPEDEANFEEQFKELKLEMKAARREARRKMYGSTATQESIKDGEDVGEASEGASRSEDGSSHADLHEPMVANA; the protein is encoded by the exons ATGGCGTTCAGGTCAAGGGAAATGATGAAGAAAATTCTCAAGAAAGTCGGCGGTGAGCAGAATTTAGCGCCGGGAGTGAAAGAGCAGTTGAAAAAATCAGTCCCGGATAGCAAAGTCGTGATGGGCCGAGCTCACCGCGGCCTTTACGCCGGCCGACATATCCAGTTCGGGAATCGAGTCAGCGAAGATGGTGGTAACAA GACAAGAAGAACTTGGAAGCCTAATGTGCAGGAGAAGCGGCTCTTCAGCTACATTTTGGATCGTCACATCCGTGTTAAGGTGAGCACTCATGCACTTCGCTGCATAGACAAGGCTGGTGGAATTGATGAATACTTGCTAAAGACACCATATCATAAGATGGACACAGAAATGGGCCTTTTCTGGAAAACTAAGATTGAGAAGATGTATCAAGACCTTGGGGAGATGGAGgtagttttcttttctcctgAGGATGAAGCCAACTTCGAAGAACAATTTAAAGAACTCAAATTAGAAATGAAGGCTGCACGTAGAGAAGCCAGGAGAAAGATGTATGGTTCGACTGCCACACAAGAGTCAATTAAGGATGGAGAAGATGTTGGAGAAGCTAGTGAAGGAGCTTCAAGAAGTGAAGACGGAAGCTCTCATGCTGACTTACATGAACCAATGGTGGCCAATGCTTGA
- the LOC105164780 gene encoding putative pentatricopeptide repeat-containing protein At3g15130 — MQIQQVGVSLIRDRQKLAELLRKCSQSLLYDEAKQVHGALLRMGYESDLMINNDLIDTYGKCGRADKAHSLFDRMPKRNVVSWTALMCGYLQVGNAKDSLLLYNEMGYSDVRPNEYTLSTNIKACGILGAVESGKQIHSMSSKSGFEGYPVVGNSIIDMYLRCRRIDEAEKMFYSMPVTSLITWNVMIAGYALSEGTGAKSLHFLQEMQKQGEIPDEFTLSSTLKACRGLRAIQEGRQIHAYLIRRGYSILTHKILAGSLIDLYAQCGYLCEAQKVFSKMEAKSLISWNALMVGYARQGCFPEAISLFRQLRWSSIPVDSFILSSIINVFADFSMVELGKQMHCYTVKIPSDLDMSVANSILDMYLKCGFTDEAGKYFSKMLVKNVVSYTVMITGYGKHGLGKEAVQLLKKMQLENIEPDDVTYLAVLSACSHSGLVEESQECFTKLCNDYRVRPRVEHYACMVDALGRAGRLKEAKNLIEKMPLRPNVGIWQTLLNACRLHKNAEIGREVGDILLRLDGDNLVNYVLISNMLADIGCWRECERLRGLVKAKGLKKEAGRSW; from the coding sequence ATGCAAATCCAGCAAGTTGGAGTTTCATTAATAAGAGATCGGCAGAAATTGGCAGAGCTTTTGAGGAAATGTTCACAAAGTTTGTTATACGATGAAGCAAAACAAGTACATGGAGCACTACTTAGAATGGGTTATGAGTCTGATCTAATGATAAACAATGACCTTATAGATACATATGGAAAATGTGGCAGAGCGGACAAGGCTCATTCCCTGTTTGATAGAATGCCTAAAAGGAATGTTGTTTCGTGGACTGCTTTGATGTGTGGATATCTGCAGGTAGGCAATGCCAAGGATTCATTACTGCTTTACAATGAGATGGGATATTCAGACGTAAGGCCTAACGAGTACACCCTGTCCACAAATATCAAAGCATGCGGGATATTGGGTGCTGTAGAGAGTGGAAAACAGATCCATTCCATGTCTAGCAAAAGTGGATTTGAAGGGTATCCTGTGGTTGGAAATTCAATCATCGATATGTACTTGAGATGTAGAAGAATTGATGAAGCTGAAAAAATGTTCTATTCAATGCCAGTTACAAGTCTGATAACATGGAATGTTATGATAGCAGGATATGCGCTATCTGAAGGTACGGGTGCCAAATCTTTGCATTTCCTTCAGGAAATGCAGAAACAAGGAGAAATTCCAGACGAGTTTACACTCTCTAGCACTTTAAAGGCTTGTCGTGGCCTCAGAGCTATTCAAGAAGGGAGACAAATACATGCCTATCTAATCAGACGAGGGTACTCCATTTTGACCCATAAAATTCTTGCTGGTTCCCTGATTGATCTTTATGCTCAATGTGGATACTTATGTGAAGCACAAAAGGTGTTTAGTAAAATGGAAGCAAAGAGTTTGATATCATGGAATGCTCTAATGGTAGGTTATGCTCGACAAGGATGTTTTCCAGAGGCCATCAGCTTGTTCAGGCAGCTCAGGTGGAGTAGCATTCCTGTTGATAGTTTCATTCTGTCTAGCATAATCAATGTGTTTGCAGACTTTTCTATGGTGGAGCTGGGAAAGCAGATGCATTGCTACACCGTCAAAATCCCCTCCGATTTGGACATGTCAGTAGCTAATTCAATTCTTGATATGTATCTGAAATGCGGTTTTACAGATGAAGCTGGAAAATATTTCAGTAAGATGCTAGTGAAAAATGTAGTTTCCTACACTGTTATGATCACAGGGTATGGAAAGCATGGTCTTGGTAAGGAAGCAGTCCAACTTTTGAAGAAAATGCAGCTAGAGAATATTGAGCCTGACGATGTGACCTATTTGGCTGTGCTCTCAGCTTGTAGTCACTCCGGACTAGTAGAGGAAAGCCAAGAATGCTTCACAAAGTTGTGCAATGATTACCGGGTGAGGCCTAGAGTAGAGCATTATGCTTGCATGGTTGATGCCCTTGGTCGTGCCGGACGTCTTAAAGAGGCCAAGAACCTCATAGAGAAGATGCCATTGAGACCTAATGTAGGAATATGGCAAACTTTGCTTAACGCTTGTAGGCTGCATAAAAATGCTGAGATTGGGAGAGAAGTAGGAGACATACTCTTGAGGTTGGATGGTGACAATCTTGTAAACTATGTCTTGATATCGAATATGTTGGCAGATATTGGGTGCTGGAGAGAGTGTGAGAGATTGAGAGGATTGGTGAAAGCAAAAGGATTGAAGAAAGAAGCAGGACGTAGCTGGTAG
- the LOC105164777 gene encoding serine/threonine-protein kinase AFC3 isoform X1 has translation MAEEDKERQSRKRRRLTWDVAPSGQPEADERDGEDSEARVPPAPMLRRHVSPPKRDDDRDGHYVFSLGENLTPRYKILGKMGEGTFGRVLECWDRQTREYVAVKVVRSISKYRDAAMIEIDVLQHLAKNDKDDSHCVKMHSWFDYRNHICIVFEKLGPSLFDFLKRNKYSPFPVDLVREFGRQLLESVAYMHDLRLIHTDLKPENILLVSSEFVKLPVCKKTSDETNCRCLPKSSAIKLIDFGSTAYDNQIHSSIVSTRHYRAPEIILGLGWTYPCDIWSVGCILVELCTGEALFQTHENLEHLAMMERVLGPLPEHMIRRADRGAKKYFRRSRLNWPEGAVSRESIRAVRKLDQLKNLVSRHVDSSRSSLVNLLHGLLKFDPSERLTARQALEHPFFKDPT, from the exons ATGGCGGAGGAGGATAAAGAACGCCAAAGTCGGAAACGGCGCCGTCTGACGTGGGACGTTGCTCCGTCGGGGCAGCCCGAG GCTGATGAAAGGGATGGTGAGGATAGTGAGGCAAGGGTGCCTCCGGCTCCAATGCTGCGGCGACATGTATCGCCTCCGAAGAGGGATGACGATCGTGATGGGCATTACGTTTTCAGCCTGGGCGAGAATCTCACTCctagat ATAAGATACTTGGCAAGATGGGTGAAG GCACATTTGGTCGAGTATTGGAATGTTGGGATCGTCAAACACGAGAATATGTTGCAGTCAAAGTTGTTAGAAGCATAAGCAAGTATCGGGATGCAGCGATGATCGAGATTGATGTACTTCAGCATCTTGCTAAAAATGATAAAGATGATTCACA TTGTGTGAAGATGCATAGTTGGTTTGATTATCGCAatcatatatgtata GTCTTTGAGAAGCTTGGACCAagtttatttgattttctaaaGAGAAATAAATACTCACCCTTTCCTGTGGATCTTGTTCGGGAGTTTGGGCGCCAGCTTTTGGAATCTGTAGCAT ATATGCATGATTTACGGTTAATTCACACTGATCTGAAGCCGGAAAATATACTTCTTGTCTCTTCTGAATTTGTAAAGCTTCCTGTCTGCAAG AAGACATCAGATGAAACAAATTGCAGGTGCTTGCCAAAGTCAAGTGCCATAAAGCTGATTGATTTTGGTAGTACTGCATATGATAATCAGATTCATAGCTCCATTGTTTCCACAAGGCATTACAGGGCACCTGAGATCATTCTAG GTTTAGGATGGACGTATCCTTGTGATATTTGGAGCGTCGGTTGCATTCTTGTAGAACTTTGCACG GGTGAAGCACTGTTTCAAACACATGAGAACTTGGAGCATTTGGCTATGATGGAGAGAGTGTTGGGACCCTTGCCGGAGCACATGATCCGAAGAGCGGA CAGAGGcgctaaaaaatatttcagacgATCACGTCTTAACTGGCCTGAAGGAGCAGTTTCCAGGGAGAGCATCCGTGCAGTAAGGAAGCTAGATCAATTGAAG AATCTTGTGTCGAGGCATGTCGATTCCTCAAGATCCTCCCTTGTAAACTTGTTGCATGGCTTATTGAAGTTTGATCCATCCGAACGACTTACTGCTCGACAAGCTCTAGAGCATCCCTTCTTCAAGGACCCAACTTAA
- the LOC105164779 gene encoding pentatricopeptide repeat-containing protein At2g20540, translating to MAAKVGILTMRGLEDMFIPMLRKCNNTVDLKRIHAQMEKFSLLQSNFLVTRMLDICDQTGEIEYASLLFKRVLEPNIFLYNAMIRAYTHNQMYVLTINVYKEMLRHFLPVEEQIFPDRFTYPFVIRSCAGLLNLCLGKQVHAHVCRFGLMGNNMTGNSLLDMYVKCDGINEAHMVFDEMSDRDVISWNSLISGHMKLGQVRKARALFEQMPNKTIISWTAMISGYTKMGCFGDALDVFRRMQXXXXVLPACAQLGALELGKWIHFYADKKGLLKKTCVCNALIELYTKCGSVNQALQLFNKMSEKDVISWSTMIAGLAQHGRGHEAIELFQKMQKLNVEPNEITFVGLLSACGHAGLLDDGMKYFDCMQNDYKIEPGIEHYGCLVDLLGRTGHIDRALKLITSMKMKPDSAIWGSLLSSCRTYRNLETAVIAMENLLELEPEDTGNLILLANIYADLGRWDGVSRMRKFIRSKSMKKTPGCSLIEVNSVVQEFMSGDHSKPFSKDMFHVIDLLVLHQMETDELIAEDL from the coding sequence ATGGCAGCAAAGGTGGGGATTCTGACAATGAGAGGATTGGAAGATATGTTTATACCCATGCTAAGGAAATGCAATAACACAGTAGACTTGAAGAGAATACATGCCCAAATGGAGAAGTTTTCACTGTTACAAAGCAATTTCTTGGTGACAAGAATGTTGGATATATGTGATCAAACTGGAGAAATTGAGTATGCTAGTTTACTATTTAAAAGAGTTCTTgaaccaaatattttcttgtacaaTGCAATGATTAGAGCCTATACGCACAACCAAATGTACGTGTTGACAATTAATGTGTATAAGGAAATGCTGAGACACTTTCTACCAGTTGAAGAGCAAATTTTTCCTGATAGATTTACTTACCCATTTGTTATTAGGTCCTGCGCAGGACTTCTCAATCTTTGTTTGGGGAAACAAGTTCATGCACATGTTTGTAGATTTGGGTTGATGGGTAACAATATGACAGGGAATTCATTGTTGGACATGTATGTGAAGTGTGATGGAATAAATGAGGCCCATAtggtgtttgatgaaatgagCGACAGAGATGTGATTTCTTGGAACAGCCTTATTTCTGGGCACATGAAGTTGGGTCAAGTGAGGAAAGCAAGAGCATTATTTGAACAGATGCcaaataaaactattatttctTGGACTGCAATGATATCCGGTTACACAAAAATGGGGTGTTTTGGTGATGCATTGGATGTATTCAGAAGAATGCAGNNNNNNNNNNCAGTTTTGCCCGCTTGTGCTCAATTGGGAGCCCTGGAACTTGGAAAATGGATCCATTTTTATGCAGATAAAAAGGGATTATTGAAGAAGACTTGTGTATGCAACGCTTTGATTGAATTGTACACGAAATGTGGCAGTGTGAACCAAGCTCTGCAGCTGTTTAATAAGATGTCGGAAAAGGATGTTATCTCTTGGAGTACTATGATTGCTGGGCTAGCACAGCATGGCCGAGGTCATGAAGCAATTGAACTGTTTCAGAAGATGCAGAAGTTAAATGTTGAACCAAACGAAATCACATTCGTCGGCCTCTTATCAGCTTGCGGGCATGCAGGTTTGTTGGATGATggaatgaaatattttgactgCATGCAAAATGATTACAAGATAGAGCCTGGAATTGAGCATTATGGCTGTCTGGTAGATCTTCTTGGGCGCACAGGGCATATTGACCGAGCTCTAAAACTCATAACAAGCATGAAAATGAAGCCTGATTCAGCAATATGGGGATCTTTGTTGAGTTCCTGCAGGACGTACAGGAATCTTGAGACTGCTGTTATTGCAATGGAAAATTTACTAGAGCTTGAACCAGAGGACACCGGGAACCTTATCTTGCTTGCAAATATATATGCGGATCTTGGAAGGTGGGACGGGGTTTCAAGAATGAGGAAGTTCATTAGAAGCAAAAGCATGAAGAAAACACCGGGTTGCAGTCTGATTGAGGTGAATAGTGTGGTTCAAGAATTCATGTCAGGAGATCATTCAAAGCCATTCTCCAAAGATATGTTTCATGTAATAGATTTATTGGTTTTGCATCAGATGGAAACAGACGAACTTATAGCAGAAGATCTTTAG
- the LOC105164777 gene encoding serine/threonine-protein kinase AFC3 isoform X3 produces MAEEDKERQSRKRRRLTWDVAPSGQPEADERDGEDSEARVPPAPMLRRHVSPPKRDDDRDGHYVFSLGENLTPRYKILGKMGEGTFGRVLECWDRQTREYVAVKVVRSISKYRDAAMIEIDVLQHLAKNDKDDSHCVKMHSWFDYRNHICIVFEKLGPSLFDFLKRNKYSPFPVDLVREFGRQLLESVAYMHDLRLIHTDLKPENILLVSSEFVKLPVCKKTSDETNCRCLPKSSAIKLIDFGSTAYDNQIHSSIVSTRHYRAPEIILGLGWTYPCDIWSVGCILVELCTGEALFQTHENLEHLAMMERVLGPLPEHMIRRAEGAKKYFRRSRLNWPEGAVSRESIRAVRKLDQLKNLVSRHVDSSRSSLVNLLHGLLKFDPSERLTARQALEHPFFKDPT; encoded by the exons ATGGCGGAGGAGGATAAAGAACGCCAAAGTCGGAAACGGCGCCGTCTGACGTGGGACGTTGCTCCGTCGGGGCAGCCCGAG GCTGATGAAAGGGATGGTGAGGATAGTGAGGCAAGGGTGCCTCCGGCTCCAATGCTGCGGCGACATGTATCGCCTCCGAAGAGGGATGACGATCGTGATGGGCATTACGTTTTCAGCCTGGGCGAGAATCTCACTCctagat ATAAGATACTTGGCAAGATGGGTGAAG GCACATTTGGTCGAGTATTGGAATGTTGGGATCGTCAAACACGAGAATATGTTGCAGTCAAAGTTGTTAGAAGCATAAGCAAGTATCGGGATGCAGCGATGATCGAGATTGATGTACTTCAGCATCTTGCTAAAAATGATAAAGATGATTCACA TTGTGTGAAGATGCATAGTTGGTTTGATTATCGCAatcatatatgtata GTCTTTGAGAAGCTTGGACCAagtttatttgattttctaaaGAGAAATAAATACTCACCCTTTCCTGTGGATCTTGTTCGGGAGTTTGGGCGCCAGCTTTTGGAATCTGTAGCAT ATATGCATGATTTACGGTTAATTCACACTGATCTGAAGCCGGAAAATATACTTCTTGTCTCTTCTGAATTTGTAAAGCTTCCTGTCTGCAAG AAGACATCAGATGAAACAAATTGCAGGTGCTTGCCAAAGTCAAGTGCCATAAAGCTGATTGATTTTGGTAGTACTGCATATGATAATCAGATTCATAGCTCCATTGTTTCCACAAGGCATTACAGGGCACCTGAGATCATTCTAG GTTTAGGATGGACGTATCCTTGTGATATTTGGAGCGTCGGTTGCATTCTTGTAGAACTTTGCACG GGTGAAGCACTGTTTCAAACACATGAGAACTTGGAGCATTTGGCTATGATGGAGAGAGTGTTGGGACCCTTGCCGGAGCACATGATCCGAAGAGCGGA AGGcgctaaaaaatatttcagacgATCACGTCTTAACTGGCCTGAAGGAGCAGTTTCCAGGGAGAGCATCCGTGCAGTAAGGAAGCTAGATCAATTGAAG AATCTTGTGTCGAGGCATGTCGATTCCTCAAGATCCTCCCTTGTAAACTTGTTGCATGGCTTATTGAAGTTTGATCCATCCGAACGACTTACTGCTCGACAAGCTCTAGAGCATCCCTTCTTCAAGGACCCAACTTAA